Proteins encoded in a region of the Streptomyces sp. NBC_00258 genome:
- a CDS encoding phospholipase D-like domain-containing protein, with protein sequence MGRQIRWTAALTVPLALGATLLAPTTAAQAETVVSGNYTSVFNYPRPTSAYDFSISTGAGELIDLAAPDSTLYMGMYWFSSATLREKLAAAQTRGVTLRIVAEGANSGDLSQLPLTGDSTLTRCSNGCLGNGSGDTRAINHDKYMVLDALTDGRKNVVWQSSQNLAGGQDGEINNAVVVAGNATLATRYRNHFNDQVEHAGDSLHTTYDHTTGDPNSPVEAYFSPRDTASDATHYGNADILASFIDQVDCRQDGKIRIAAAELDQRSTRPAVYEALETKRTEGCAIEANVRDLSDGGGNNGVDELAGLDIPAYGNRPGGCRYKATATSSCNRGTVHSKYLLTEWKKDDGTQVQHVYTGSHNWTAGSLKTNDETILRIDDAGTYQAFVANFNKARALVTDIDATKYGSTSQHYSRVNVKANGDQHYSAVASGGTSAVYTAVVYEQGDRHDASDTELGTDVYIRMYKDGVPLWDEQLLSNSGTGTTWSHQKPDVGVDDQGNAIVVWAKDDDGNKYADIAVRRITPAGTVTTLPRPHASGDGDQLRPTVAVAGDGSYGVAWESTADGSTLNQVYASSWSPTGAARYQDVQVSTIASGAAGSNRRPDAAIDDAGNMVVAWEEDADGNGGLNVGVAKLTASGGFAVARKVANSLTDGQQTRPAVASAGDGRFVVAWTDEYTTGTGTLVRDQRIQHRVFSATGTPAAADRRTTEEPTGTGPYVDAKRPISDQADADVAVADDGSFVVAWKEAFDVVVGNPATLHAGQDDVWARGFNADGTTADRLVPTRMNVVTGGGQGGPAVALAANGRLALTYSDDYDGNGHNEMRLRDAFKNA encoded by the coding sequence ATGGGTAGACAGATACGGTGGACGGCCGCTCTCACCGTCCCCCTCGCCCTCGGGGCCACGCTGCTCGCTCCGACGACCGCCGCACAGGCGGAGACGGTCGTCTCCGGGAACTACACCTCGGTCTTCAACTACCCGAGGCCCACGAGCGCCTACGACTTCTCGATCAGCACCGGCGCCGGTGAACTGATCGACCTCGCGGCGCCGGACTCGACCCTCTACATGGGGATGTACTGGTTCAGCAGCGCGACCCTGCGGGAGAAGCTCGCCGCCGCGCAGACGCGGGGTGTGACCCTGCGCATCGTCGCGGAGGGCGCGAACTCCGGCGACCTGAGCCAGCTGCCGCTGACGGGCGACTCGACCCTCACCCGGTGCAGCAACGGCTGCCTCGGCAACGGCTCGGGCGACACACGGGCGATCAACCACGACAAGTACATGGTGCTCGACGCACTCACCGACGGCCGCAAGAACGTCGTCTGGCAGAGCTCGCAGAACCTCGCGGGCGGCCAGGACGGCGAGATCAACAACGCGGTCGTCGTGGCGGGCAACGCGACCCTCGCCACCCGGTACCGCAACCACTTCAACGACCAGGTCGAGCACGCCGGCGACAGCCTGCACACGACGTACGACCACACCACGGGCGACCCGAACTCCCCGGTCGAGGCGTACTTCTCCCCGCGCGACACGGCCTCGGACGCCACGCACTACGGCAACGCCGACATCCTCGCCTCGTTCATCGACCAGGTCGACTGCAGGCAAGACGGCAAGATCAGGATCGCGGCGGCCGAGCTCGACCAGCGCTCGACCCGCCCCGCCGTCTACGAGGCCCTGGAGACCAAGCGGACCGAAGGCTGCGCCATCGAGGCGAACGTCCGCGACCTCAGCGACGGCGGCGGCAACAACGGCGTCGACGAACTCGCCGGCCTCGACATCCCGGCCTATGGAAACCGCCCCGGCGGCTGCCGCTACAAGGCCACGGCGACCTCGTCCTGCAACCGCGGCACCGTGCACTCCAAGTACCTGCTGACGGAGTGGAAGAAGGACGACGGCACCCAGGTCCAGCACGTGTACACGGGCTCCCACAACTGGACCGCGGGCTCGCTGAAGACCAACGACGAGACGATCCTGCGCATCGACGACGCGGGCACCTACCAGGCGTTCGTCGCGAACTTCAACAAGGCCCGCGCCCTCGTGACCGACATCGACGCCACGAAGTACGGCTCGACATCCCAGCACTACTCCCGCGTCAACGTGAAAGCGAACGGCGACCAGCACTACAGCGCCGTCGCCTCCGGCGGCACCTCCGCCGTCTACACGGCGGTCGTGTACGAACAGGGCGACCGCCACGACGCCTCGGACACCGAGCTGGGCACCGACGTGTACATCCGCATGTACAAGGACGGCGTACCCCTCTGGGACGAGCAGCTGCTGAGCAACAGCGGGACCGGTACCACCTGGTCGCACCAGAAGCCCGACGTCGGCGTGGACGACCAGGGCAACGCGATCGTCGTCTGGGCCAAGGACGACGACGGCAACAAGTACGCCGACATCGCCGTGCGCCGGATCACCCCGGCCGGCACGGTCACCACCCTGCCGCGCCCGCACGCCTCCGGTGACGGTGACCAGCTGCGGCCGACGGTCGCGGTGGCCGGCGACGGTTCCTACGGCGTCGCCTGGGAGTCCACCGCCGACGGCTCGACCCTCAACCAGGTGTACGCGAGCAGCTGGTCGCCGACCGGTGCCGCGCGCTACCAGGACGTCCAGGTCAGCACGATCGCCTCGGGCGCGGCCGGGTCCAACCGCCGGCCCGACGCGGCGATCGACGACGCCGGGAACATGGTCGTCGCCTGGGAGGAGGACGCGGACGGCAACGGCGGCCTCAACGTCGGGGTGGCGAAGCTGACCGCCTCGGGCGGCTTCGCCGTGGCCCGCAAGGTGGCCAACTCGCTCACGGACGGGCAGCAGACCAGGCCCGCGGTGGCGTCGGCCGGTGACGGCCGGTTCGTCGTGGCGTGGACGGACGAGTACACCACCGGCACCGGCACCCTGGTCCGGGACCAGCGGATCCAGCACCGCGTCTTCTCGGCGACCGGCACGCCCGCGGCCGCGGACCGGCGGACGACCGAGGAGCCCACCGGGACCGGCCCCTACGTCGATGCCAAGCGGCCGATCTCCGACCAGGCCGACGCCGATGTGGCGGTCGCCGACGACGGCAGCTTCGTCGTGGCGTGGAAGGAGGCCTTCGACGTGGTCGTCGGCAACCCCGCGACCCTGCACGCCGGCCAGGACGACGTCTGGGCCCGCGGCTTCAACGCGGACGGGACGACGGCCGACCGGCTCGTCCCGACCCGGATGAACGTGGTGACCGGCGGGGGCCAGGGCGGCCCGGCCGTGGCCCTGGCCGCGAACGGCCGGCTGGCGCTGACGTACTCGGACGACTACGACGGCAACGGCCACAACGAGATGCGCCTGCGGGACGCGTTCAAGAACGCCTGA
- the murQ gene encoding N-acetylmuramic acid 6-phosphate etherase translates to MTSSADATDAPSHSSHSAPSDYRDVRAELESLTTEAFRPELSEIDQLPTLDIAKLMNGEDATVPGAVAAQLPGIAAAIDAIAERMGRGGRLVYAGAGTAGRLGVLDASECPPTFNTDPSEVVGLVAGGPAAMTTSIEGAEDSAELAVEDLSALDLTADDVVVGVSASGRTPYAIGAVEHARALGALTVGLSCNAGSALAAAADHGIEVVVGPELLTGSTRLKAGTAQKLVLNMLSTITMIRLGKTYGNLMVDVRASNEKLRARSRRIVSLATGASDEEIETALAATDGEVKNAILTILGNVDGPTAARLLEESDGHLRAALAAAPRL, encoded by the coding sequence ATGACCTCCAGCGCCGATGCCACCGACGCCCCCTCTCACTCCTCGCACTCCGCCCCCTCCGACTACCGTGATGTGCGGGCCGAGTTGGAGAGTCTGACCACTGAGGCCTTTCGGCCCGAGCTGTCCGAGATCGATCAGTTGCCGACGCTCGACATCGCGAAGCTCATGAACGGGGAGGACGCGACCGTGCCGGGCGCGGTCGCCGCGCAGCTGCCGGGCATCGCGGCGGCGATCGACGCCATCGCGGAGCGGATGGGGCGGGGCGGGCGGCTCGTCTACGCGGGTGCCGGAACCGCCGGCCGGCTCGGGGTGCTGGACGCGTCCGAGTGCCCGCCCACCTTCAACACCGACCCCTCCGAGGTCGTCGGCCTGGTCGCGGGCGGCCCGGCGGCGATGACGACGTCGATCGAGGGCGCGGAGGACTCGGCGGAACTGGCCGTGGAGGACCTCTCCGCCCTGGACCTCACGGCGGACGACGTGGTCGTCGGAGTCTCCGCCTCGGGCCGCACCCCGTACGCGATCGGTGCCGTGGAGCACGCGCGGGCGCTCGGTGCCCTCACGGTCGGCCTGTCCTGCAACGCGGGCAGCGCCCTGGCGGCGGCGGCCGACCACGGCATCGAGGTGGTCGTGGGCCCCGAGCTGCTGACCGGCTCCACCCGCCTGAAGGCCGGCACGGCACAGAAGCTCGTCCTCAACATGCTCTCGACGATCACGATGATCCGCCTGGGCAAGACGTACGGGAACCTGATGGTCGACGTACGCGCCTCGAACGAGAAGCTGCGGGCCCGCTCCCGCCGAATCGTCTCGCTCGCCACCGGCGCCTCCGACGAGGAGATCGAGACGGCCCTCGCGGCGACCGACGGCGAGGTCAAGAACGCCATCCTCACCATCCTGGGCAACGTGGACGGCCCGACGGCGGCCCGCCTCCTGGAGGAGAGCGACGGCCACCTGAGAGCGGCCCTGGCAGCGGCACCCCGCCTCTGA
- a CDS encoding FMN-dependent NADH-azoreductase: MTTLLHIDSSVLPGGASSSRSVADAFRKAWEEQHPEGKVIHRDLAADPVPHITAAAWSAGFTGPSERTPEQAAAFGERVRLMEELERADAVLIGAPMHNYSIPSTLKAWLDNVFLLGRTAGETPSAKGTPVVVIASRGGSYAPGTPREGFEFVQNYLEAVLRGALGLDLEFIVPELTMAPRNPAMSELIPLYEASRERAFADATAKAKALAERLAA, from the coding sequence ATGACCACGCTGCTGCACATCGACTCGTCCGTGCTCCCCGGTGGGGCGTCCTCGTCCCGCTCGGTCGCGGACGCCTTCCGCAAGGCCTGGGAGGAACAGCACCCGGAGGGCAAGGTGATCCACCGTGACCTCGCCGCCGACCCGGTCCCGCACATCACCGCCGCCGCCTGGTCCGCCGGTTTCACGGGCCCGTCCGAGCGCACGCCGGAGCAGGCCGCCGCGTTCGGCGAGCGCGTGAGGCTCATGGAGGAGCTGGAGCGGGCGGACGCCGTGCTGATCGGCGCCCCCATGCACAACTACTCGATCCCGTCGACCCTCAAGGCGTGGCTGGACAACGTGTTCCTGCTCGGCCGCACGGCGGGCGAGACCCCCTCCGCCAAGGGCACCCCGGTCGTCGTCATCGCCAGTCGCGGCGGCTCCTACGCGCCGGGCACCCCGCGCGAGGGCTTCGAGTTCGTGCAGAACTACCTGGAGGCCGTCCTCCGGGGCGCCCTCGGCCTGGACCTCGAATTCATCGTCCCGGAGCTCACGATGGCCCCCCGCAACCCGGCCATGTCCGAGCTGATCCCCCTCTACGAGGCATCCCGTGAGCGCGCCTTCGCGGACGCGACCGCCAAGGCCAAGGCGCTCGCGGAGCGCCTCGCCGCGTAA
- a CDS encoding MarR family winged helix-turn-helix transcriptional regulator, translated as MTADAPHPATTTASRATDRPGDASPFALGLLLRQAHWRAAAVMSEALRPLGIELRHFAVLIVLVDRGPTVQRDLAAATGTDKAGIMRVVDDLERKGLAVRKSVPGDRRVRAVEITPQGVELFDAAHVAAAPKADRLVADLGPGEPEQLTDLLTRFAYPADGEA; from the coding sequence ATGACCGCCGACGCTCCCCACCCCGCCACCACCACCGCCTCGCGGGCGACCGACCGCCCCGGGGACGCCTCGCCCTTCGCGCTCGGTCTGCTGCTGCGGCAGGCGCACTGGCGAGCGGCCGCGGTGATGTCGGAGGCGCTTCGGCCGCTGGGTATCGAGTTGCGGCATTTCGCCGTACTGATCGTGCTGGTCGACCGCGGGCCCACCGTGCAGCGGGACCTGGCGGCAGCGACGGGGACGGACAAGGCCGGAATCATGCGGGTCGTCGACGACCTGGAACGCAAGGGTCTCGCCGTACGAAAGTCCGTTCCGGGGGACCGGCGGGTGCGGGCGGTGGAGATCACACCGCAGGGCGTCGAGCTCTTCGACGCGGCCCATGTGGCGGCGGCACCGAAGGCCGACCGCCTGGTTGCCGATCTGGGGCCCGGCGAGCCGGAGCAGCTGACGGATCTGCTGACCCGGTTCGCCTATCCCGCCGACGGCGAGGCGTAG
- a CDS encoding uridine kinase family protein → MRLHPGETEAAGLRVVTVLDAVRQLRDASPDVTGRPRVIAIDGRGGAGKTTLAERLRGAVPDSAVVHTDDVAWNHACFDWGAVLVENILRPLHRGEAVDFRPDAWITHDRPGSITVPAGADVVWVEGTGIIREELAPWLDASVWIQGDLDEQERLLAVRDGDSPEQREHVANWLLEELPFILREQPWARATLIVAGPPSTDHDPDTELVVAPPTGL, encoded by the coding sequence ATGCGTCTGCACCCGGGCGAGACCGAGGCCGCCGGCCTGCGGGTGGTGACCGTGCTCGACGCCGTCCGGCAGCTGCGCGACGCATCGCCCGACGTCACCGGACGTCCGCGGGTGATCGCGATCGACGGCCGGGGCGGCGCCGGCAAGACGACCCTGGCCGAGCGGCTGCGCGGGGCGGTGCCCGACTCGGCCGTCGTGCACACCGACGACGTCGCCTGGAACCACGCCTGCTTCGACTGGGGCGCCGTGCTCGTCGAGAACATCCTGCGCCCCCTGCACCGGGGTGAGGCGGTGGACTTCCGCCCCGACGCCTGGATCACCCACGACCGGCCCGGATCGATCACCGTCCCCGCCGGTGCCGACGTCGTCTGGGTCGAGGGCACCGGCATCATCCGCGAAGAGCTTGCCCCGTGGCTGGACGCCTCGGTGTGGATCCAGGGTGACCTCGACGAGCAGGAACGCCTGCTGGCCGTCCGCGACGGCGACTCCCCCGAGCAGCGGGAGCACGTGGCGAACTGGCTGCTGGAGGAACTGCCGTTCATACTCCGGGAACAGCCGTGGGCCCGGGCCACCCTGATCGTCGCCGGCCCTCCGTCGACCGACCACGACCCGGACACGGAGTTGGTCGTCGCCCCGCCGACGGGCCTGTAG
- a CDS encoding DUF397 domain-containing protein, translating into MKTSTREYDLPSTTWFKSSYSAGDGGDCLEIADGHPTRVPVRDSKNPLGPKLKFRAEAWSAFVENLKQD; encoded by the coding sequence ATGAAGACCAGCACCCGTGAGTACGACCTGCCCTCCACCACCTGGTTCAAGTCCAGCTACAGCGCTGGCGACGGCGGCGATTGCCTCGAAATAGCGGACGGCCACCCCACCCGCGTCCCCGTCCGAGACTCCAAGAACCCCCTCGGCCCGAAGCTCAAGTTCCGGGCCGAGGCATGGTCGGCGTTCGTCGAGAACCTCAAGCAGGACTAG
- a CDS encoding alpha/beta fold hydrolase: protein MELRLPVAPGVHLWTEQRGSADAPPLLLIMGAGASGLGWPEPLVDALAVDHRVIRYDHRDTGRSTWAFERRPYRITDLADDAVAVLDGLGVERAHVVGMSLGGMLAQLLIADHPDRVLSATLIGTSALSTAPYTRPDGTRIPVEELPGISPEVVKIWSHLAEERDREAELDWRVAHWRVLAGGRLPFDAAYFRDLEERIIEHAGGPATSPAHALADDSGMLRTEALATTEVPVQVILAPAEPVFPPPHAQHIAQAIRGARLTEIPGMGHALPAGLLPALATAILSATATPGRS from the coding sequence ATGGAACTCCGCCTTCCCGTAGCCCCCGGCGTACACCTCTGGACAGAGCAGCGCGGCAGCGCGGACGCCCCGCCGCTGCTCCTGATCATGGGCGCGGGCGCCTCCGGCCTCGGCTGGCCCGAACCACTGGTGGACGCCCTAGCCGTCGACCACCGGGTGATCCGTTACGACCACCGCGACACGGGACGCTCCACCTGGGCGTTCGAGCGCCGGCCGTACCGCATCACGGACTTGGCCGACGACGCCGTCGCGGTCCTCGACGGCCTGGGCGTGGAGCGGGCCCACGTCGTGGGGATGTCGCTCGGCGGCATGCTGGCCCAGCTGCTCATCGCCGACCACCCCGACCGCGTGCTGAGCGCCACGCTAATCGGGACGTCGGCACTCAGCACCGCCCCTTACACCCGCCCCGACGGAACGCGCATCCCGGTGGAGGAACTGCCCGGCATCTCCCCAGAGGTAGTGAAGATCTGGTCCCACCTCGCCGAGGAGCGTGACCGGGAGGCCGAGCTGGACTGGCGCGTCGCACACTGGCGGGTACTGGCCGGCGGTCGACTCCCCTTCGACGCCGCGTACTTCCGCGATCTGGAAGAGCGCATCATCGAGCATGCCGGCGGCCCCGCCACCTCACCCGCACACGCTCTCGCCGACGACTCCGGCATGCTGCGCACGGAGGCGCTAGCGACGACCGAGGTACCCGTACAGGTCATCCTCGCCCCGGCCGAACCCGTGTTCCCGCCGCCGCACGCACAGCACATCGCCCAGGCGATCCGGGGTGCCCGCCTCACCGAGATCCCCGGCATGGGACACGCCCTCCCTGCCGGACTCCTCCCGGCGCTCGCCACAGCGATCCTCTCGGCCACAGCGACCCCAGGCCGCAGCTGA
- a CDS encoding nitroreductase — MDVYEAVTSRRAVRGFTDRHVPKETLERVLTTAAWAPSASNLQPWHAYVLTGGQLAELKKRAGERLAAGDPWDEPEYEQYPPALKSPYRERRSAFGEQRYGALGIPREDLEARQRAAAGNWDCFGAPAALFCYIDRDLGPAQWSDAGMFLQTVMLLLRAEGLHSCTQMAWAKYHRTVAEVLAPPDELLLFCGMSIGFEDTTVGYTRTGRAPLDETVVFVEA; from the coding sequence TTGGACGTCTACGAGGCGGTCACGAGCCGACGGGCGGTGCGTGGATTCACCGACCGGCACGTCCCGAAGGAGACGCTGGAGCGCGTGCTGACCACCGCGGCCTGGGCACCCTCCGCGTCGAACCTCCAGCCGTGGCACGCCTACGTGCTGACCGGCGGGCAGCTGGCCGAGCTCAAGAAGCGCGCCGGTGAGCGGCTGGCCGCGGGCGACCCCTGGGACGAGCCGGAGTACGAGCAGTACCCGCCCGCGCTGAAGTCCCCGTACCGCGAGCGCCGGTCCGCCTTCGGCGAGCAGCGCTACGGCGCACTCGGCATTCCGCGCGAGGACCTGGAGGCGCGCCAGCGGGCCGCGGCCGGCAACTGGGACTGCTTCGGCGCGCCCGCCGCCCTGTTCTGCTACATCGACCGCGACCTCGGCCCGGCCCAGTGGTCCGACGCCGGCATGTTTCTGCAGACGGTCATGCTGCTGCTCCGCGCCGAAGGGCTCCACAGCTGTACGCAGATGGCGTGGGCGAAGTACCACCGGACCGTCGCGGAGGTCCTGGCACCCCCGGACGAGCTCCTCCTCTTCTGCGGCATGTCGATCGGATTCGAGGACACCACAGTGGGATACACCCGTACGGGCCGGGCACCGCTCGACGAGACGGTCGTGTTCGTCGAGGCTTGA
- a CDS encoding helix-turn-helix domain-containing protein yields MAGPKDLDPSSSPRALIGAELRHARERKGLSQSELGEPLFVSGSFIGQLEAGTRRLHLEYAAQIDEILDTNGFFERNCKALAKSKYPDHFEEAAEAEAVATAIRHYLPLLIPGLLQTPAYAAALFRSYRPLVSGAEIEELVATRMERARLLSDPTTPLLWVVLDEAALRRPVGGTAVMTEALRHVADLARRHRIIMQVLPFDAGDHAGMGGSLKLMEFADAPPLCFVEGLDMGKLLDDPATVARHALTFNLLQAAALSPQGSLALVESVAQDYEHEDQHP; encoded by the coding sequence ATGGCAGGACCGAAGGACCTCGACCCGTCCTCCTCACCTCGTGCGCTGATCGGCGCCGAGTTGCGTCACGCCCGCGAGAGGAAGGGCCTCAGCCAGAGCGAACTGGGCGAGCCCTTGTTCGTCAGCGGCTCGTTCATCGGCCAGTTGGAGGCCGGGACACGACGCCTCCACCTCGAATACGCCGCCCAGATAGACGAGATCCTCGACACGAACGGCTTCTTCGAGCGCAACTGCAAGGCACTCGCCAAGTCCAAGTACCCGGATCACTTCGAGGAAGCGGCGGAGGCCGAGGCAGTTGCTACGGCGATCAGGCACTACCTTCCGCTACTGATCCCCGGCCTGTTGCAGACCCCGGCGTACGCCGCAGCGTTGTTCCGCTCCTACAGGCCGCTGGTCTCGGGCGCCGAGATCGAAGAGTTGGTGGCGACCCGAATGGAACGTGCTCGCCTCCTCAGCGATCCAACAACCCCGCTGTTGTGGGTGGTTCTTGACGAGGCCGCGCTCCGGCGACCAGTCGGCGGAACGGCAGTGATGACAGAGGCCCTACGCCATGTGGCAGACCTGGCGCGTCGTCACCGGATCATCATGCAAGTGCTGCCGTTTGACGCCGGAGACCATGCCGGAATGGGCGGCTCCTTGAAGCTCATGGAATTCGCAGACGCCCCGCCGCTCTGTTTCGTCGAGGGGCTGGACATGGGCAAACTGCTGGACGACCCCGCCACGGTCGCCCGCCACGCCCTCACGTTCAACCTCCTCCAAGCGGCAGCACTTTCCCCTCAGGGCTCGCTGGCCCTGGTGGAGTCAGTGGCGCAGGATTACGAGCATGAAGACCAGCACCCGTGA
- a CDS encoding DUF899 domain-containing protein — protein sequence MATMGNLPEVVSREEWLAARKELLEKEKELTRARDRVNAERRRLPMVRVDKPYTFEGPDGTVSLLDLFEGRPQLVMHHFMWTYDIDADGIEHPRDTGCPSCSSAADGIAGLRQLHARDTTLAAVTRAPYAKIAAYRERMGWTFPWFSSAGGDFNYDFHTTVDDRVAPVQIFHRSEAELAEAGMPWSEELRGDWPGISAFLRVGDEVFHTYSNFGRGIEEFHNGYPYLDLTALGRQEAWEEPKDRAAPRGMEVGGPGMRIPDEYDV from the coding sequence ATGGCGACGATGGGGAACCTGCCCGAGGTGGTGTCACGGGAGGAGTGGCTTGCCGCCCGCAAGGAACTGCTGGAGAAGGAGAAGGAGCTCACCCGGGCGCGCGACCGCGTGAACGCCGAGCGGCGGCGCCTGCCGATGGTCCGCGTCGACAAGCCGTACACCTTCGAGGGCCCGGACGGGACCGTGTCCCTGCTCGACCTGTTCGAGGGGCGGCCCCAGCTGGTCATGCACCACTTCATGTGGACGTACGACATCGACGCCGACGGCATCGAGCATCCCCGTGACACCGGCTGCCCCAGCTGCTCCTCCGCCGCCGACGGCATCGCCGGACTGCGGCAGCTGCACGCCCGCGACACGACGCTGGCCGCGGTGACCCGCGCGCCGTACGCGAAGATCGCCGCGTACCGCGAGCGGATGGGGTGGACCTTCCCCTGGTTCTCCTCGGCCGGTGGCGACTTCAACTACGACTTCCACACGACGGTCGACGACCGCGTCGCTCCGGTCCAGATCTTCCACCGCAGCGAGGCCGAGCTCGCCGAGGCAGGGATGCCCTGGTCGGAGGAGTTGCGCGGCGACTGGCCGGGCATCAGCGCGTTCCTGCGGGTGGGCGACGAGGTGTTCCACACCTACTCGAACTTCGGCCGCGGCATCGAGGAGTTCCACAACGGCTACCCCTACCTCGACCTCACCGCACTCGGCCGCCAGGAGGCCTGGGAGGAGCCGAAGGACCGCGCGGCCCCGCGCGGCATGGAGGTCGGCGGCCCCGGGATGCGCATCCCGGACGAGTACGACGTGTGA
- a CDS encoding NADH:flavin oxidoreductase — protein sequence MDPPTDRSTTPPPRSPYVTVTPSASRAAEILSRPVSLNGLTVPNRIAMAPMTRQFSPGGVPGEDVASYYARRAAAGVGLIVTEGTYVGHDSAGQRDDIPRFHGEEQLAGWAKVAEAVHAAGGKIVPQLWHIGSVRRAGEPPFADAPSVSPSGIHTEGAEVTGRAMTQQDLDDVVQAFAEAAAAAERIGFDGVELHGAHGYLIDQFLWAGTNRRTDAYGGDLVARTQFAAEIVAAVRAAVSPTFPIIFRFSQWKQQAYEARLAETPEELEALLAPLAAAGVDAFHASTRRYWRPEFDGSDLNLAGWTKKLTGKPVITVGSVGLDGDFLKGFQGEGAPARGIDDLLDRLESDEFDMVAVGRALLQDPHWAAKVLDGRFDELGAYDAAALGSLS from the coding sequence ATGGATCCCCCGACCGACCGCTCGACCACTCCACCCCCGAGGAGCCCCTACGTGACTGTCACCCCCTCCGCCTCCCGCGCGGCCGAGATCCTTTCCCGGCCCGTCTCCCTCAACGGTCTGACCGTTCCGAACCGGATCGCGATGGCGCCGATGACCCGGCAGTTCTCGCCGGGCGGTGTTCCGGGGGAGGACGTGGCGTCGTACTACGCGCGCCGTGCCGCCGCCGGGGTCGGCCTGATCGTCACCGAGGGCACGTACGTGGGCCACGACTCGGCCGGGCAGAGGGACGACATCCCGCGCTTCCACGGTGAGGAGCAGCTGGCCGGGTGGGCGAAGGTCGCCGAGGCCGTGCACGCGGCGGGCGGGAAGATCGTGCCGCAGCTCTGGCACATCGGGAGTGTGCGCAGGGCCGGCGAGCCGCCGTTCGCGGACGCCCCGTCCGTCAGCCCGTCCGGCATCCACACGGAGGGCGCCGAGGTCACCGGCAGGGCCATGACCCAGCAGGACCTGGACGATGTCGTCCAGGCCTTCGCCGAGGCCGCTGCCGCCGCCGAGCGCATCGGCTTCGACGGGGTCGAGCTGCACGGCGCGCACGGTTACCTGATCGACCAGTTCCTGTGGGCCGGTACGAACCGCCGCACCGACGCGTACGGCGGCGACCTGGTGGCCCGGACGCAGTTCGCCGCGGAGATCGTGGCCGCGGTGCGCGCCGCCGTCTCGCCGACCTTCCCGATCATCTTCCGCTTCTCGCAGTGGAAGCAGCAGGCCTACGAAGCACGCCTCGCCGAGACGCCGGAGGAGCTGGAGGCGCTGCTGGCCCCGCTCGCCGCGGCCGGTGTGGACGCCTTCCACGCCTCCACCCGCCGCTACTGGCGCCCGGAGTTCGACGGCTCGGACCTGAACCTGGCCGGCTGGACGAAGAAGCTGACGGGCAAGCCGGTCATCACCGTAGGCTCGGTGGGCCTCGACGGCGACTTCCTCAAGGGCTTCCAGGGCGAGGGCGCCCCGGCCAGGGGCATCGACGACCTGCTGGACCGCCTGGAGAGCGACGAGTTCGACATGGTGGCCGTGGGCCGCGCACTCCTCCAGGACCCCCACTGGGCGGCGAAGGTCCTCGACGGCCGGTTCGACGAGCTGGGCGCGTACGACGCGGCGGCACTGGGCTCACTCAGCTGA